CTGCGATGGTCCAGGGGTTCTCCTCGAGGTTGCGTGCGGTCACCCAGATGACATGGAACAGGGCATCGCAGTTGTCGCGAGCGATCTGCAGATTCCGGATCCGCTCCTGATTGCCAGGCTTCGACGTCCAGGTGGTCAGACCTGGATCGCCGAAGCAATCGATCGATCCGTCGTCGCCGACCTCGTGCTCCCAGATCGTGACGGCGACCGTCTTCGAGTCGGGACTCACGGCCGACCAGGACCAGCGGGGGTTGTCCGGGTAGGTGCTGAAGAACGAGAACGCCGCGGCGAGCGTGGTGGTCTTCATCCTGCCTTCTTCCACGGCGCGGGCTCGCTGACTCCGGTCAGACTACCGGGACATCGGCGCTTCAGCTCGACCTCATCGACGCGGTGAGCACGCTTTCAGCGGATCCCGGTCAGAACTGTTCGACGATCGCCTGGAGCAGCCAGGAGAAGCCGATCATGGCGATGGTCGCGACAGGGAAGATCAGGACCGCGACCAGACCTGCTCTGGATCTGACAGGCTGCTCACCCGGGCCGACGATCGGATCCTCCTGCACGCGACCGCGGAGGTGGGCGCGGAGTTGCAGGAGGAGACCGACGGCGAGCAGGATCCCGGCGATGACCAGGGCGCTCACGACACCGATCTCCCCGACCGGCTGAGGTAGGAGCAGTAGCGCGCCGACCATCCCGGCGAGCAGCAGCATCCAGCCGACCCAATTTCGCATCGGGAACTGTGCGAGCGCCCGCATGAGGACGGGCGTAGTGAGAAGGACGAGCGCGGCCGACCCCGCAACGATCGCGAGCACGACGAGAAGTCCGACGGTCACATGGAGAGAGGATTCACCGGAGAATGCAGCCTGAGCGCTGAAAGTGCTCAGCAGCATGCCTGCCAGACCGAGAACGATGCCGAGGCTCCAGCCCCGATCAAGGCGATCGGGGGATCGCTCGCTCTGCTCCGGTGCGTCCTCCTCGGCGTATCTCCGGGGGTCACCGAATGCGGCCTCGGCGCTCTCGCCGGATTCGACCACATGACTCTCCACGAGCGCCAGGGAGTCGCCGATCCGACTCCCCTGAAGACCGAGGAGGCGCTGCTCGAGGACGAACTGCTCGGCCCAGCCCTTCTCGACATTCGGGGCCAGCCGCGTGTAGGCGTCCAGGGTGCCGAAGCTCCTCGTGCTGTCCTTCCCCATCGTGGCTCCGTTCCTGTTCATGGTGGTCACGTCAGTTGCTCTCTTCGTATGCGAGTGCGCCGTCGGTGAGCTCTCGGGTCGTGGCGGTGAAGGCGGCCCATCGGTCCGCCAGGGACCGGGCGTGTGTGCGTCCCTGATCGGTCAGTGAGAAGTACTTCCGGCCAGGCCCGCCATCTCCTGGGCGCCACTCGACCTCGACGTGTCCGGCCTGCTCGAGACGCCCGAGCAGAGGGTAGAGCGTTCCGCCCTTGACGTCTCCCAAGCTGGCTGCGGCGAGATGTCGGGTGATCGCGTATCCGTAGCTCGGACCGTCGAGCAGCGCCCGCAGGACGCAGACCTCGAGCGCTGCTCTGACCCACTCTCTGGGCCACTGTTCCGAGCTCATGACTAGAGCGTATGCGTGACTAGTGGTAGTGGCAACTAGTGCGCGCACCGCGGTGACGGAATCTTGAGGCCGTGCCGGAAGTGTCCCCATCAGCCCCGTACTAGGGTTGTCCATATGGACAGTCCAGATGGAAAGGGCGGTGACGGTTCGTCGACGCGTCGTCGGCTTCTGGTCGCCGCAGCCGGTCTCATTGCTGAGTCCGGTTGGGGCAGGGTCACGACCCGCGCCGTCGCGGAGCGCGCGGGCCTGCCGCACGGGACCGTGAGCTACCACTTCCGTGGGAAGCAGTCGATGCTGGTCGAAGCCGCCGCGACGGCGGTCGAGGAGATGTTCCCCGACTCCGAGCTCGCGGCGATGCAGTCGGTCGAGCATCTCCTCGCATGGACGAGCGCCGCGGCGTCGGAGGTCGGTGCGTGCTCGGCGCAGGCCGGTGTGCTGCTCGAGGCGATGCGCGAGTCCTCCCGGGACGACCGGCTGCGCGAGCGGATCGTTGAGGTTCTTCGCCGGCTCCGCCATCGGGTCGCCGACCTCGTCGCCGCGGAGCACGGTCAGCGTGCCGACCCCGCAGGACCGTCGGCGTCCGCCATCGCGACGGTGATCATCGCCGCGGGAGACGGCCTGTGGCTGCACAGCCTGCTCGACCCCGACCTCGACGTCTCCGGAGCAGTCGCAGCGATGAGCGGTCTCATCAGGCCGAGAGCTGAGGAGGAGGCAGCGTCATGAGCGACGCCGGCTCGAGCAGGACGGACACGGTCCGGCCGCAGGGAAGGGCGGCCGCACGGTCGCTGCTGCTCGGCGCGGCGACCTTTGTCGTGGTGCTGGACCTGGCCGGGATCGTCATCCTCCTGCCGTCCGTTCAGGCCGAGTTCGGCTCCGGCATCGCCGGATCGACGTGGGTCGTCGCCGCGTTCATCATCGCGGCAGCGACGACGATCCCGGTGGGCGCGCGGGCAGCGGACATCTACGGTGCCCGCGGAGTGCTGCTGGCCGGGCTGGCCGCCTTCGGACTGGCGTCGGCCGCCGCCGCGTTCGCCCCCTCCGTCGCGGTGCTCATCGCCGCTCGCGTCGGGCAGGGCCTGGGAGTCGGTCTGATCGAGCCCGCCGTCCAGCGCCTGGTGCGCGCCGACGGGCACGGCCGCGATGCGAAGCGGGATGCGCAGGTGCAGGGCCTGGCGGCACTGCTGGCGGCCGCGCTGGGCCCGGTTCTCCCGGCCGCGCTGGCGACGGCGGTGAGCTGGCGCATCCAGTTCGGTCTCGATGTCGTGCTCGCGGCCGTGGTCGCCGCCGCGGCGTGGAGGACTCTCGGGGCGACACGTCGGAAGGCCGGCGCCTCCCACGATCTGCTGCGCGATGGGCTGCTGGCCGTCGTGGCCGCTGCAGCTGTGGGTGGGCTGTTCTTCGCAGTGATCGAGGGCCCATCCCTTGGTGCGGGCCCCGCCCCGGCTATTGCGGCGGCGATCGCCGCACTCGCGCTTCTGTCGGTGCTGCTGGTCGTGGAGATGCGACGTCGTCGCCCGCTGTTGGCGCTGCGGCTGCTGCGCCGTCGGCGCTTCGCCGCTGGCAATGCCGTCAGGGGACTCACGGAGTTCGCCAGTCTCGGGGTGTTCTTCCCGCTGTCCGGATATCTTCAGGACGAGCTCGGGTACTCGCCCCTGATCGCTGGTCTGCTCCTGCTGCCCATCATCCTGGGCGCTCTGTTCACGGCGCCGGTGGCCGAGACGTATGGCGCGAGCGTTCATGCGGCGTGGTTCCTCGTATCCGGGCTCGTGTGCACCGCAACCGGCGTCTTCTGGCTCGCGCACGTCGCCCCGGGGATGCCCTGGTGGTTCGTCCTGGCCCCGTTGGCGGTCGCCGGAGCCGGGATCGGAGCAGTCGAGACACCTGCCGAGCTCGTCGTATCCGACGACACTCCTGCCGGAGACGAGGATGCGGCCTGGCCGCTGGAGCGCATCTTCTACCTCTTCGGCATCGGGGCCGGTGTCGCCGTCGTCTCGGCCGTCTGGCAGTCGGTCGGCGTCGGCACCGCTTCCGGTGTCAACAGCGCCCTCCTCGTCTGCGCGGTCGCGGCGCTCATCGGTGCTGCGGTCGCGGCCGTGGGCACGATCGGGTCCTCACGGGCGCCGTCTTGAGCGGGTCTCCGTCTCGGCACTCGTCCACGCTGTCGCACTGTGAATCGAGACCCTGCTCCACGCGGCCCATTCACGGAGTCGTCAGGTTCAGACTCGTTCGGAGGCCGGGAATAGGTCAGAACTTGACGACTGTGCTGGCCGACGGATCGCCGATGTTCAGCTCTGGCAGACTGGCCGGACGGTGCAGCGGGCGAGCTTGCAGAAGCTCGAGCTGATCTCTGCGGCGAGGACTTCGGGATCACGCTGAGCAAGCTCGCTCTGGCGATCGGGGTGCCGCCGCGGCGGATCAACGAGATCGTGCACGGCAAGCGGGGCATCACCGGCGGAGCGTCACGTCTCCACCGCGAAGATGGCACGATCCGGGGCCCCGCAGCCGTCATTCCCTCAGAACAGCGGCCACGGCACCGCCGGCGTCGCGCCGCTCGGGGCCGGGAACCGCCCGTCCGCACGCAGCTCGGCGCAGCGCGCGGTGAGCGCTGCGACCTCGTCGGCGCTGAGCAGCTCCCTCAGCTGCTGGCCCAGCTCGCCGTGCAGCCCTTCGTTGACACGGTCGATGCCGTCGCGCTCATTGTCCGTCAGAGCGTCTCCCCGCCATCCCCAGAGGACCGTGCGCAGCTTTGGGTCGCGATGGAAGGTGAGGCCGTGGTCGACCCCGTACCGATGTCCGTCGGCCATGGCGAGGATGTGGTCGCCTTTGCGATCGGCGTTGTTGATGATCAGATCGAACACCGCCATGCGTCGCAGCGCCGGCGAGTCCTCATGGACGAGGGTGATCCTGCGCCCGCTCTGATCGAGGCCCTCGAGAACGCTTCTCCAGCCCGTCGGGGGCAGGTGGTCGCTCGCGACCAGATCCACGGCGCGTCGGGCGCGGTCCGGCTCCTGCCAGAGCTGCACCATCCCTGCGCCCAGCGGGCCGTCGCGCAACCAGGTGCGCGGCACGACGTTCCAGCCGAGGGCCTGCGAGATCAGGTAGGCGGCCACCTCCCGGCGGGCCAGGGTGCCACCGGGGAAGTCCCAGAGCGGAGCCTCTCCCGCCACCGGCTTGTAGACGACCGCCGCGTCGTCGATGCTGCCGAGGAACGTCGCGTTGGAGGCCGTCGTGATGCGGCCGGTGAGCGTCAGTTCGGCGGTCGCCGGGTCCGACGCGGTCATCAGTCCTCGGGAAGGGTGCAGATATGGCCGTCGGGGTCGATGGGGTGGCCGCAGATCGTGCACAGGGGACGCCCGGCGTCCACGATCTCCCGGGTGCGCTGGGTGAACGCCCGCGCAGTGCCGACCGGCATCCGCACCCGCAGCATCTCGGAGTCCGCCGCAGCGCCGGCATCGAGCGCGTCGTCGTCGGCGGGGAGGGGGTGCGCCTCGATGAGCACCTGGGCCGTGGTGGGGTCCCAGCCGATGCCGATGGTCCCGGCGCGGAACTGCTCCTGGACGGCCTCGAGCGGATCATTGTCCACGAGCTCGACGGGAGTGCTGGTGGGGACGCTGTAGCGGTTGTCCTCGACGGCGATGAGCTGGTCGAGGATCTCGTCGATCTTCAGCGCGAGCAGTGCCGACTGCTCCTTCTCCAGGGCGATGCTCACGATCTGTTCCCCGGTGCGCGCCTGCAGGTAGAACGTCCGGGACCCGGGACGCCCGAGCATCCCGATGACGACCCGATCCGGCCAGTCGAACTCATGAACATGTGCAGGCACGTCGGTCATGTGAGGAGTCTAGGCGTCCGGTCGCCCACGGCGGACGTGCCCGCACCGCCGCCCACCGCTGCATCGCCGGACCGGACAGCTGTCGAGAGCCAGGACAGATCACCGGAGTCGGTGTTGGTCGCCCAGACCCGCGGCCGGTTCGCGCCATAGCTCACGATCGACACGGAGGCGGGCCCCACCTCGAGCCGCTGGAACAG
The window above is part of the Brachybacterium vulturis genome. Proteins encoded here:
- a CDS encoding SCO1664 family protein codes for the protein MTASDPATAELTLTGRITTASNATFLGSIDDAAVVYKPVAGEAPLWDFPGGTLARREVAAYLISQALGWNVVPRTWLRDGPLGAGMVQLWQEPDRARRAVDLVASDHLPPTGWRSVLEGLDQSGRRITLVHEDSPALRRMAVFDLIINNADRKGDHILAMADGHRYGVDHGLTFHRDPKLRTVLWGWRGDALTDNERDGIDRVNEGLHGELGQQLRELLSADEVAALTARCAELRADGRFPAPSGATPAVPWPLF
- a CDS encoding DUF3090 domain-containing protein, with the protein product MTDVPAHVHEFDWPDRVVIGMLGRPGSRTFYLQARTGEQIVSIALEKEQSALLALKIDEILDQLIAVEDNRYSVPTSTPVELVDNDPLEAVQEQFRAGTIGIGWDPTTAQVLIEAHPLPADDDALDAGAAADSEMLRVRMPVGTARAFTQRTREIVDAGRPLCTICGHPIDPDGHICTLPED
- a CDS encoding MFS transporter is translated as MSDAGSSRTDTVRPQGRAAARSLLLGAATFVVVLDLAGIVILLPSVQAEFGSGIAGSTWVVAAFIIAAATTIPVGARAADIYGARGVLLAGLAAFGLASAAAAFAPSVAVLIAARVGQGLGVGLIEPAVQRLVRADGHGRDAKRDAQVQGLAALLAAALGPVLPAALATAVSWRIQFGLDVVLAAVVAAAAWRTLGATRRKAGASHDLLRDGLLAVVAAAAVGGLFFAVIEGPSLGAGPAPAIAAAIAALALLSVLLVVEMRRRRPLLALRLLRRRRFAAGNAVRGLTEFASLGVFFPLSGYLQDELGYSPLIAGLLLLPIILGALFTAPVAETYGASVHAAWFLVSGLVCTATGVFWLAHVAPGMPWWFVLAPLAVAGAGIGAVETPAELVVSDDTPAGDEDAAWPLERIFYLFGIGAGVAVVSAVWQSVGVGTASGVNSALLVCAVAALIGAAVAAVGTIGSSRAPS
- a CDS encoding PadR family transcriptional regulator, giving the protein MSSEQWPREWVRAALEVCVLRALLDGPSYGYAITRHLAAASLGDVKGGTLYPLLGRLEQAGHVEVEWRPGDGGPGRKYFSLTDQGRTHARSLADRWAAFTATTRELTDGALAYEESN
- a CDS encoding TetR/AcrR family transcriptional regulator, with protein sequence MDSPDGKGGDGSSTRRRLLVAAAGLIAESGWGRVTTRAVAERAGLPHGTVSYHFRGKQSMLVEAAATAVEEMFPDSELAAMQSVEHLLAWTSAAASEVGACSAQAGVLLEAMRESSRDDRLRERIVEVLRRLRHRVADLVAAEHGQRADPAGPSASAIATVIIAAGDGLWLHSLLDPDLDVSGAVAAMSGLIRPRAEEEAAS